Proteins found in one Promicromonospora sukumoe genomic segment:
- a CDS encoding alcohol dehydrogenase catalytic domain-containing protein has translation MRAILFDEFQGPTSVRKVPDPAAPDGGGVVRVHATGLCLSDWHAWAGHDTDIPALPHVPGHELAGTVEKVGAGVTRWREGDRVTVPFVSGCGTCEWCRTGQAQVCPDQTQPGFTHWGSYAELVVLNAADANLVALPDDVSFEAAASLGCRFATAYRAVTGRARVQSGEWVVVVGAGGVGLSAVMIAVARGARVVAVDRSEGALEAARRAGAERTVLADGLDVPAVVHQVTDGGAHVAVDAVGSERTCADAILSLRRRGRHVQVGLFPPVDGGPRVPMGRVIGWELDVLGSHGMAAVDYPEMLDLVASGALRPQDLLDRVVGLQEAAELLPTMDTAPRAGMVVLDPGRD, from the coding sequence GTGCGAGCGATCCTCTTCGACGAGTTCCAGGGCCCCACCTCCGTGCGGAAGGTCCCCGACCCGGCGGCCCCCGACGGCGGCGGCGTCGTGCGCGTGCACGCCACCGGGCTGTGCCTGAGCGACTGGCACGCGTGGGCCGGTCACGACACCGACATCCCCGCCCTGCCGCACGTCCCCGGCCACGAGCTGGCGGGCACCGTGGAGAAGGTGGGGGCGGGCGTCACCCGGTGGCGCGAGGGCGACCGGGTCACCGTGCCGTTCGTGAGCGGCTGCGGCACCTGCGAGTGGTGCCGCACCGGGCAGGCCCAGGTCTGCCCCGACCAGACGCAGCCCGGGTTCACGCACTGGGGTTCGTACGCGGAGCTGGTCGTGCTGAACGCCGCCGACGCCAACCTCGTGGCCCTGCCCGACGACGTGTCCTTCGAGGCCGCGGCGAGCCTCGGCTGCCGGTTCGCCACCGCCTACCGGGCCGTGACCGGCCGGGCGCGGGTCCAGTCAGGGGAGTGGGTGGTGGTCGTCGGTGCGGGCGGCGTCGGGCTCAGCGCCGTGATGATCGCCGTGGCGCGTGGGGCGCGCGTCGTCGCCGTCGACCGGTCCGAGGGCGCCCTGGAGGCCGCCCGCCGGGCCGGCGCCGAGCGCACCGTGCTGGCCGACGGGCTCGACGTCCCCGCCGTCGTGCACCAGGTGACCGATGGCGGTGCGCACGTCGCGGTGGACGCCGTCGGGAGCGAGCGGACGTGCGCCGACGCGATCCTGAGCCTGCGACGCCGTGGCCGGCACGTGCAGGTCGGCCTCTTCCCGCCCGTCGACGGCGGCCCGCGCGTGCCGATGGGGCGCGTGATCGGCTGGGAGCTCGACGTGCTCGGCAGCCACGGCATGGCCGCCGTCGACTACCCGGAGATGCTCGACCTGGTGGCCTCGGGGGCATTGCGCCCGCAGGACCTGCTCGACCGGGTCGTGGGCCTGCAGGAGGCGGCGGAGCTGCTGCCGACCATGGACACCGCGCCGCGCGCCGGGATGGTGGTGCTCGACCCAGGGCGGGACTGA
- a CDS encoding MmcQ/YjbR family DNA-binding protein — protein sequence MTERAPVPVDVVHRIAAILERLPECREHDAWTGVAWKTRDATVAHVFGGEDGLVRVTFRAEPDEVHAFQHIGPQYFKADWGSNVVGVVLDQHTDWDELTELLTDSYCIQAPDHLAAQVDRPGMPDAG from the coding sequence GTGACCGAACGCGCCCCCGTACCCGTCGACGTCGTCCACCGGATCGCCGCGATCCTCGAACGCCTGCCCGAGTGCCGGGAGCACGACGCCTGGACCGGCGTCGCCTGGAAGACCCGCGACGCCACCGTCGCCCACGTCTTCGGCGGCGAGGACGGCCTGGTCCGCGTCACCTTCCGCGCCGAACCCGACGAGGTCCACGCCTTCCAGCACATCGGCCCCCAGTACTTCAAGGCCGACTGGGGCAGCAACGTCGTCGGCGTCGTCCTGGACCAGCACACCGACTGGGACGAGCTCACCGAGCTCCTCACCGACTCCTACTGCATCCAGGCACCCGACCACCTCGCCGCACAGGTCGACCGCCCGGGCATGCCCGACGCCGGGTGA
- a CDS encoding oxidoreductase, translating to MTTDTTSNTTNPTVTTPTTWQLGDRTVNRIGLGAMRLMGMPWDEAPRSRDSALAVLRRAVELGVNHIDTAAFYFTPTRSANELISTALQPYGDDLVITTKVGPARSRDGAMEPMARPDELRAQVEENLRQLGRDHLDVVNLRWGTRMAGEGREPDSLAEHFGALAELREAGLVRHLGVSNVLAGQLAEALGIAPVVCVQNQYGLTNREDDDVLALCGERGIAFVPFFAVGAAVPGASPAGGPDETGTAEVAAVAAAHGATPAQVRLAWTLHRGPHVLAIPGTGSVTHLEENVAASALRLTADELAVLDAVA from the coding sequence ATGACCACAGACACGACCTCGAACACGACGAACCCCACCGTGACGACCCCCACCACCTGGCAGCTCGGCGACCGCACCGTGAACCGCATCGGGCTCGGCGCCATGCGCCTGATGGGCATGCCCTGGGACGAGGCGCCGCGCAGCCGGGACTCGGCGCTCGCGGTGCTGCGCCGCGCCGTCGAGCTCGGCGTGAACCACATCGACACCGCCGCGTTCTACTTCACGCCCACGCGCTCGGCCAACGAGCTGATCAGCACCGCCCTGCAGCCGTACGGGGACGACCTGGTGATCACCACGAAGGTAGGCCCCGCCCGCTCCCGGGACGGCGCGATGGAGCCGATGGCGCGCCCTGACGAGCTCCGCGCCCAGGTCGAGGAGAACCTGCGCCAGCTCGGCCGCGACCACCTGGACGTCGTCAACCTGCGCTGGGGTACCCGCATGGCCGGCGAGGGACGCGAGCCCGACTCCCTGGCGGAGCACTTCGGGGCGCTCGCGGAGCTGCGCGAGGCGGGCCTGGTGCGGCACCTCGGCGTCTCCAACGTGCTCGCCGGGCAGCTCGCCGAGGCGCTCGGCATCGCCCCCGTGGTGTGCGTGCAGAACCAGTACGGCCTGACGAACCGGGAGGACGACGACGTGCTCGCTCTGTGCGGTGAGCGCGGCATCGCGTTCGTGCCGTTCTTCGCCGTCGGCGCGGCCGTCCCGGGCGCCTCGCCCGCCGGCGGCCCGGACGAGACCGGGACAGCCGAGGTCGCGGCCGTCGCGGCGGCGCACGGTGCGACCCCGGCGCAGGTGCGGCTGGCCTGGACCCTGCACCGCGGCCCGCACGTCCTGGCGATCCCCGGGACGGGCAGCGTCACGCACCTCGAGGAGAACGTCGCCGCGAGCGCCCTGCGGCTGACGGCGGACGAGCTGGCCGTGCTCGACGCCGTCGCGTAG
- a CDS encoding NmrA family NAD(P)-binding protein, whose product MRIAVTGSTGTVGSQVVSLLAASAGPEVVALARRPEAVPALLSEAARRAARSGRVSAVRGDYDDPGSLVAALEGVDVLVFVSGDGEAARMLVQHQNVVRAAADAGVGHVVYLSGVDADPASPFCYAFTNGWTERLVEGSGLPFSFARASLFTEFFAAFLGPALASGELRVPAGQGRVSLVSRSDVGRCLAALALLPPSGRAHDLSGPVSLSLDAVAEVLSGIAGRAVRYTDVPPPVLAEELARAGEDPWWTYAYSGMFASVRQDRWGVVSDEVLRLTGRGPAALDVVVRATA is encoded by the coding sequence GTGAGGATCGCCGTCACCGGTTCGACCGGCACCGTGGGCAGTCAGGTCGTCAGCCTCCTGGCCGCGAGCGCCGGGCCGGAGGTCGTGGCGCTCGCGCGTCGTCCGGAGGCGGTGCCTGCCCTGCTGTCAGAGGCGGCACGGCGGGCGGCGCGGTCCGGCCGGGTCTCCGCGGTGCGTGGGGACTACGACGACCCGGGGTCGCTGGTGGCGGCGCTGGAGGGCGTGGACGTGCTGGTGTTCGTGTCCGGGGACGGTGAGGCGGCCAGGATGCTGGTGCAGCACCAGAACGTGGTGCGGGCCGCCGCGGACGCCGGGGTGGGGCACGTGGTGTACCTGAGCGGGGTGGACGCGGACCCGGCGTCGCCGTTCTGCTACGCGTTCACGAACGGGTGGACGGAGCGGCTGGTGGAGGGCAGCGGGCTGCCGTTCTCGTTCGCGCGGGCGTCCTTGTTCACGGAGTTCTTCGCGGCGTTCCTGGGGCCGGCGCTGGCTTCGGGTGAGCTGCGGGTCCCGGCCGGGCAGGGCCGGGTGTCGCTGGTCTCGCGGTCCGACGTCGGGCGGTGCCTGGCTGCGCTGGCGCTGCTGCCGCCGAGTGGGCGGGCCCACGACCTGTCGGGGCCGGTGTCGCTGTCCCTCGACGCCGTGGCGGAGGTGCTGAGCGGGATCGCGGGCCGGGCGGTGCGGTACACCGACGTGCCGCCGCCGGTCCTGGCCGAGGAGCTGGCCAGGGCCGGCGAGGACCCGTGGTGGACGTACGCGTACTCCGGCATGTTCGCGTCGGTCCGGCAGGACCGGTGGGGCGTGGTGTCGGACGAGGTGCTGCGGCTGACGGGCCGGGGCCCGGCGGCGCTGGACGTCGTCGTCCGCGCGACCGCCTGA
- a CDS encoding TOPRIM nucleotidyl transferase/hydrolase domain-containing protein, which yields MNLAGILAASTSTAVLVEGESDRAAVEALAARQGLPLARRGVQVIAMGGITNIGHHLVALVDLPPNATRTIRIGGLYDAAEERFVVKGLDRVGLRPAASTTPLSEHGFFRCDRDLEDELIRAVGVDAFVELIAAEGERRSFERLQGQPVQRDWTVAQQLHRFLGSKAGRKEYYGRRLAEVLPLDRIPEPLEALLRWAA from the coding sequence ATGAACCTCGCCGGGATACTCGCCGCCTCCACGAGCACAGCCGTCCTCGTGGAGGGCGAGAGCGACCGCGCGGCCGTCGAGGCCCTCGCCGCACGACAGGGCCTCCCCCTCGCCCGCCGTGGTGTGCAGGTCATCGCCATGGGCGGCATCACCAACATCGGTCATCACCTCGTCGCCCTGGTGGACCTGCCGCCGAACGCCACGAGAACCATCCGGATCGGCGGCCTGTACGACGCCGCCGAGGAACGCTTCGTGGTCAAGGGCCTCGACCGCGTCGGGCTCCGCCCCGCGGCGTCGACCACTCCCCTGTCCGAGCACGGCTTCTTCCGGTGCGACCGGGACCTCGAGGACGAGCTCATCCGGGCGGTCGGCGTCGACGCGTTCGTCGAGCTCATCGCGGCCGAGGGCGAGCGGCGCAGCTTCGAGCGCCTCCAGGGCCAGCCGGTGCAGCGTGACTGGACCGTCGCCCAGCAGCTGCACCGGTTCCTCGGCAGCAAGGCCGGCCGCAAGGAGTACTACGGGCGGCGCCTCGCCGAGGTGCTCCCCCTGGACCGCATACCGGAGCCCCTGGAGGCGCTGCTGCGCTGGGCGGCCTGA
- a CDS encoding NAD(P)-dependent oxidoreductase: protein MTPGPDAREPDVDALADALRRRPTVRLGDGVDPTWRDALDGWARAHGLEVTERDATLAITTDPGQAGGSAWVHSPFAGVEHLAPALPDGVLLTRTTGTMPGRIAEYVLTWVLAERWQVARYLTQSATAAWDASNPPVAPARGEAVVLGTGAMGAAIARSLGGLGYRVVGLSRSGRPDDAFDAALPLAQAFSGEGPDGTRDGAARLDTTPFDPTRIDVLVLALPHTPHTDGLVTPGLLRAFDGVHLVNIGRGSAVRTSTLLDALDDGTVRHATLDVVEREPLEASSPLWRRSDVTVTPHVSGLTLPSDVVGALDAALTEIRAGARPASAVARKQGY, encoded by the coding sequence ATGACGCCTGGACCCGACGCCCGTGAACCTGATGTGGATGCGCTGGCCGACGCGCTCCGCCGTCGTCCTACCGTGCGCCTCGGCGACGGTGTGGACCCCACCTGGCGCGACGCCCTCGACGGATGGGCCCGCGCGCACGGGCTGGAGGTCACCGAGCGCGACGCGACACTCGCGATCACTACCGATCCAGGACAGGCGGGAGGCTCAGCGTGGGTCCACTCCCCCTTTGCCGGCGTCGAGCACCTGGCGCCCGCCCTGCCCGACGGCGTGCTCCTGACCCGCACCACCGGCACGATGCCAGGGCGCATCGCCGAGTACGTGCTGACCTGGGTTCTCGCGGAGCGCTGGCAGGTTGCCCGGTACCTGACGCAGTCGGCGACGGCGGCCTGGGACGCGTCGAACCCGCCCGTCGCGCCCGCGCGTGGCGAGGCCGTCGTGCTGGGCACCGGCGCCATGGGCGCGGCGATCGCCCGGTCGCTGGGCGGCCTCGGGTACCGCGTCGTCGGGCTGAGCCGGAGCGGCCGGCCCGACGACGCATTCGACGCCGCACTCCCCCTCGCCCAGGCATTCTCCGGCGAAGGCCCCGACGGAACGCGCGACGGCGCAGCACGACTCGACACGACACCGTTCGACCCGACACGTATAGATGTGCTCGTCCTCGCACTCCCCCACACGCCACACACCGACGGCCTGGTCACGCCCGGGCTGCTGCGCGCCTTCGACGGCGTGCACCTGGTCAACATCGGCCGCGGCTCGGCCGTCCGCACGTCTACGCTGCTGGACGCACTCGACGACGGCACGGTGCGCCACGCGACGCTGGACGTCGTCGAGCGGGAGCCGCTGGAGGCGTCGTCGCCCCTGTGGCGGCGGTCCGACGTCACCGTCACGCCGCACGTCTCCGGCCTGACCCTGCCGTCCGACGTCGTGGGCGCCCTGGACGCCGCCCTGACCGAGATCCGGGCGGGAGCCCGGCCCGCGTCGGCCGTCGCCAGGAAGCAGGGTTACTGA
- a CDS encoding response regulator: MPPVPDASARDIRVLIVDDQSMIRAGFEALLNAHDGITVVGTSDDGAGISEVVRRVQPDVVLMDIRMPKVNGLDAARTIMAMPGTPPKVIMLTTFDADEYVFSALRAGASGFLLKDSPPEELTHAVRIVAAGEALLSPRITRALIADYAARPAAPASADATLGSLTDRELDVMKAVAAGRSNAEIATELHLAEQTVKTHVSRILNKLALRDRTQMVVCAYESGLVRANR; this comes from the coding sequence ATGCCACCCGTGCCCGACGCCTCCGCGCGCGACATCCGCGTGCTCATCGTCGACGACCAGTCGATGATCCGCGCCGGGTTCGAGGCCCTCCTGAACGCCCACGACGGCATCACGGTGGTCGGCACGAGCGACGACGGCGCCGGCATCAGCGAGGTCGTGCGCCGCGTGCAGCCCGACGTCGTGCTGATGGACATCCGCATGCCGAAGGTCAACGGCCTGGACGCGGCCCGCACCATCATGGCGATGCCCGGCACCCCGCCCAAGGTCATCATGCTGACCACGTTCGATGCCGACGAGTACGTCTTCTCCGCCCTGCGCGCGGGCGCCAGCGGGTTCCTCCTCAAGGACTCCCCGCCCGAGGAGCTGACCCACGCCGTCCGCATCGTCGCGGCCGGCGAGGCGCTCCTGTCCCCGCGGATCACCCGGGCGCTGATCGCCGACTACGCCGCCCGCCCGGCCGCACCGGCGTCGGCCGACGCCACCCTGGGCTCCCTGACCGACCGCGAGCTCGACGTCATGAAGGCCGTGGCCGCCGGCCGGTCCAACGCCGAGATCGCCACCGAGCTGCACCTCGCCGAGCAGACCGTCAAGACGCACGTCTCCCGCATCCTGAACAAGCTCGCCCTGCGCGACCGCACCCAGATGGTCGTCTGCGCCTACGAGTCGGGCCTGGTGCGCGCCAACCGCTGA
- a CDS encoding response regulator transcription factor, producing MQTGEMVTIVHGERELLERTGHLLASATDVACAANDLATWARAQASGELAEAIRTRRPSDVRIRKVYRSALLLDPVAAQGLARDRDRHGAQIRITGDEINETIILDRRLVILAGDVRAGQRSYSVITQPETVQGVTSLFEAAWRSATDLDVYDTRIAEIRRLAPQVLDLLSQGVKDETAARTLGLGVRTYRRRVAELMDALGAGSRFQAGVRARELGLV from the coding sequence ATGCAGACGGGGGAGATGGTCACCATCGTGCACGGCGAGCGCGAGCTCCTGGAGCGCACGGGGCACCTGCTGGCGTCCGCGACCGACGTCGCCTGCGCCGCCAACGACCTCGCCACCTGGGCCAGGGCCCAGGCGTCCGGCGAGCTCGCCGAAGCGATCCGCACGCGTCGGCCCAGCGACGTCCGCATCCGCAAGGTGTACCGCTCCGCCCTGCTCCTGGACCCTGTCGCCGCCCAGGGCCTGGCCCGCGACCGCGACCGGCACGGCGCGCAGATCCGCATCACGGGCGACGAGATCAACGAGACGATCATCCTGGACCGCCGCCTCGTCATCCTGGCCGGCGACGTACGCGCCGGGCAGCGCAGCTACAGCGTCATCACCCAGCCCGAGACCGTCCAGGGCGTCACGTCGCTGTTCGAGGCCGCCTGGCGGTCGGCCACCGACCTCGACGTCTACGACACCCGGATCGCCGAGATCCGCCGGCTCGCACCCCAGGTCCTGGACCTGCTGAGCCAGGGGGTCAAGGACGAGACCGCGGCCCGCACCCTGGGCCTCGGCGTGCGCACCTACCGCCGCCGCGTCGCCGAGCTCATGGACGCCCTGGGCGCCGGGTCACGCTTCCAGGCAGGAGTCCGGGCCCGGGAGCTCGGGCTCGTCTGA
- a CDS encoding ATP-binding protein produces MDHPTPTPRRRLRALTRLDVSAVSIARREVVWLWSVVSFIAVTLVAVGWPVTASGYGTHPAAAMAFTLVNCAAAILAVRWPWAGLGASVAGSLALMVVTAGAAPEWPWPWPVTVLLAHCLTVFVLALRHSWYWAASLWSVGAMLTVWAPAILSDGGHPSAFANGVVLVSLSGGFALVGVIMRLWSLSVLRMEQAERLSAAETSRRRELEERNRIARELHDVVAHSMSVITVQASTARYRQPGLDEAVQSEFEEIAASSRRALSEMRGLLGILRGHDTAPTAPLPGLADVTGLIESTRASGAEITYDGADTGSDSEDGTEDGTAEGTEVSEVVGLTAFRVVQEALSNALRHAPGSAVTVRISGDGHELRVVVTNTPPGRDDEPTPGARLGLAGIRERVAAIGGTVTAGPTLDGGFEVTATLPVEDADPLPA; encoded by the coding sequence ATGGATCACCCAACCCCGACGCCGCGACGACGGCTGCGCGCCCTGACCCGGCTGGACGTCAGCGCCGTCTCGATCGCCCGGCGCGAGGTCGTGTGGCTGTGGTCCGTGGTCTCGTTCATCGCGGTGACGCTGGTCGCCGTCGGCTGGCCGGTGACCGCGTCCGGCTACGGCACCCACCCCGCGGCGGCCATGGCGTTCACGCTGGTCAACTGCGCCGCCGCGATCCTGGCGGTGCGGTGGCCCTGGGCCGGGCTCGGCGCGTCCGTCGCGGGCTCCCTGGCGCTGATGGTCGTCACCGCCGGGGCGGCGCCCGAGTGGCCGTGGCCGTGGCCGGTCACCGTGCTGCTCGCGCACTGCCTGACGGTGTTCGTGCTGGCCCTGCGCCACTCCTGGTACTGGGCGGCGTCCCTGTGGTCCGTCGGCGCGATGCTGACCGTGTGGGCACCCGCGATCCTGAGCGACGGCGGGCACCCGTCCGCGTTCGCCAACGGCGTCGTGCTGGTCTCGCTGAGCGGCGGGTTCGCCCTCGTCGGCGTGATCATGCGGCTGTGGAGCCTGAGCGTGCTGCGCATGGAGCAGGCCGAGCGGCTCAGCGCCGCCGAGACAAGCCGCCGGCGGGAGCTGGAGGAACGCAACCGGATCGCCCGCGAGCTGCACGACGTCGTCGCGCACAGCATGTCGGTCATCACCGTCCAGGCCTCCACGGCCCGCTACCGGCAGCCCGGCCTCGACGAGGCGGTGCAGAGCGAGTTCGAGGAGATCGCCGCGTCGTCCCGGCGTGCGCTGAGCGAGATGCGCGGTCTGCTCGGCATCCTGCGCGGCCACGACACCGCCCCCACCGCACCGCTGCCCGGCCTCGCCGACGTCACGGGGCTGATCGAGTCCACCCGCGCCTCCGGCGCCGAGATCACGTACGACGGCGCGGACACCGGCTCAGACTCTGAGGATGGCACCGAGGACGGCACCGCAGAGGGCACCGAGGTGTCCGAGGTCGTCGGGCTCACCGCGTTCCGCGTGGTCCAGGAGGCGCTGAGCAACGCCCTGCGGCACGCCCCGGGCTCCGCCGTCACCGTACGTATCAGCGGCGACGGCCACGAGCTGCGCGTCGTCGTCACCAACACGCCCCCCGGCCGCGACGACGAGCCCACCCCGGGCGCCCGCCTCGGCCTGGCCGGCATCCGCGAGCGCGTCGCGGCGATCGGCGGGACCGTCACCGCGGGCCCCACGCTCGACGGCGGCTTCGAGGTCACCGCCACCCTGCCCGTCGAGGACGCCGACCCACTACCTGCGTAG
- a CDS encoding fatty acid desaturase family protein, with amino-acid sequence MTTEAPPRPARQRRTARNAQTNDYFELVERANAAGLMGRRVGWYVGRTIGFAAALAVGFTLLLTLGDTWWQLAVAAFFGIVFTQGAFLAHDGGHQQIFATGKHNEWFSRIIGNLGVGLSIGWWNRKHNKHHGNPNVIGKDGDIDTGALVFVPGEEVGRTGFLGWVTRRQGWLFFPMLALFGPVLHAKSVQTLATTPGIKHRAAESVMLGIRLIGFPTLVFLTLGPVLGLAFLLVQLATFGVYMGATFAPNHKGMPLLPKDNSVDFLRRQVLTSRNIRGGWFVAWAMGGLNYQVEHHVFPRMPSVNLRQVRPIVQEFCAERGIPYTETGLLESYRIIVNYLNRVGLGYADPMDCPIVAQYR; translated from the coding sequence ATGACGACCGAAGCCCCGCCCCGCCCGGCCCGCCAACGACGCACGGCCCGCAACGCGCAGACCAACGACTACTTCGAGCTCGTCGAGCGCGCCAACGCCGCGGGCCTCATGGGGCGTCGCGTCGGCTGGTACGTCGGCCGCACCATCGGCTTCGCCGCGGCGCTCGCGGTCGGGTTCACGCTGCTGCTCACCCTGGGCGACACGTGGTGGCAGCTCGCCGTCGCGGCCTTCTTCGGCATCGTGTTCACCCAGGGCGCCTTCCTCGCGCACGACGGCGGGCACCAGCAGATCTTCGCCACGGGCAAGCACAACGAGTGGTTCTCCCGGATCATCGGCAACCTCGGCGTCGGCCTGAGCATCGGCTGGTGGAACCGCAAGCACAACAAGCACCACGGCAACCCCAACGTGATCGGCAAGGACGGCGACATCGACACGGGGGCGCTCGTGTTCGTGCCGGGGGAGGAGGTCGGGCGCACCGGGTTCCTCGGCTGGGTGACGCGGCGCCAGGGCTGGCTCTTCTTCCCGATGCTGGCGCTGTTCGGTCCGGTGCTGCACGCCAAGTCGGTCCAGACGCTCGCCACGACCCCGGGGATCAAGCACCGCGCGGCGGAGAGCGTCATGCTGGGCATCCGGCTGATCGGCTTCCCGACCCTCGTCTTCCTGACCCTCGGTCCGGTGCTCGGCCTGGCGTTCCTGCTGGTCCAGCTCGCCACGTTCGGCGTCTACATGGGTGCCACCTTCGCCCCCAACCACAAGGGCATGCCGCTGCTGCCCAAGGACAACAGCGTCGACTTCCTGCGCCGCCAGGTCCTCACCTCGCGCAACATCCGCGGCGGCTGGTTCGTCGCCTGGGCCATGGGCGGCCTCAACTACCAGGTCGAGCACCACGTCTTCCCGCGGATGCCCAGCGTCAACCTGCGCCAGGTGCGGCCCATCGTGCAGGAGTTCTGCGCCGAGCGCGGCATCCCCTACACCGAGACCGGGCTGCTCGAGTCCTACAGGATCATCGTCAACTACCTCAACCGCGTCGGCCTGGGGTACGCCGACCCGATGGACTGCCCGATCGTCGCGCAGTACCGGTAG
- a CDS encoding nuclear transport factor 2 family protein: MSNREAVETWIRDYERLWRTPGTDGLDRLFTADATYLTSPWAEPITGLPALAEFWESHRDGPDEEFTLTAQVIAVDGPTAVVRASVEYLEPGDRWRDLWVLELDVDGLCAAFEEWPFAPGLEGQHNGQ, from the coding sequence ATGAGCAACCGCGAAGCCGTCGAGACCTGGATCCGCGACTACGAACGACTCTGGCGCACACCCGGCACCGACGGCCTCGACCGGCTCTTCACGGCCGACGCCACCTACCTGACCTCACCCTGGGCCGAGCCCATCACCGGGCTCCCGGCGCTCGCGGAGTTCTGGGAGAGCCACCGCGACGGTCCGGACGAGGAGTTCACCCTGACGGCCCAGGTCATCGCGGTGGACGGCCCGACGGCGGTGGTGCGGGCGAGCGTGGAGTACCTCGAGCCGGGGGACCGGTGGCGGGACCTGTGGGTCCTGGAGCTCGACGTCGACGGTCTGTGCGCCGCCTTCGAGGAGTGGCCGTTCGCCCCGGGTCTGGAGGGCCAGCACAACGGTCAGTAA